The Sulfurimonas sp. HSL3-2 genome segment TAGTCGCCATCATGTTCATCCTAGGCGGTATCGTCTTTTTGATAGTCGAAAAGTTTTTCATCAAAGATGAGAGCAGACTTATCCAGGATGTCGAAGATGTGACGATGAAACAATCCCTTTTCATCGGGATCGCTCAGGTATTCGCGCTCATACCCGGAACCAGCCGTGCGGGTTCTACCATCATCGGAGCCCTACTGGTAGGACTTAGCAGAAAAGCAAGTGCAGAATTTAGTTTCCTGCTTGCGCTGCCCGTTATGAGTGCCGTGAGTGCGTATGATCTGTTAAAGCATTACAAAGAGTTCAGTGATGCGAACCTAGTAGTTTTACTTGTCGGATTTATAGTCGCTTTTATAGTCGCTTACCTGACAGTCAAGCTGTTCTTGAAGTTTTTGGACAGATTTACATTCGTCTCTTTTGGTATCTACCGCATCCTCTTCGGTATCACATTGCTAACATTTTTCAACTAATGGAATAATTTTTGCTAAATCTGCTTTGAAACTGTTTTATCAGTTCAAAGGAGATGCCGTGCAAACTTGTATGGATTTTAGTTGTAAGCTTACAACTTTTATGCAACGTCTTGAAGTGTCGTTATATCGCTTAAGTCAAAAGTTTTTATGACAACCAGATAAGCAAGGATGCTATATGGTATGCTTTGAAATAGACCTCAAAACGGATTTTGTGTGTTTCAAAGCTTGCGATCTATGTGAAAGACCTTTTTTTGTCTCATCATCCAGTTCCCCTAACGTCTTCTTATAACCCTCAGGAATAAATATAGGATCATATCCAAATCCGTTCTCACCTCTTGGCTCTGTTATTACATCCCCGTACATCCAGCCGTGAATACTGAACTCTGCATCTTTTGTGACTATCGCTATCGCTGCCGTGTAGTGAGCCTTAGAACTTGTCAGTCCTTTTTCTTTTAAAGCATCTACCAGCTTATAAAGGTTATCTTTATCACTCGCATCTACTCCAGCATATCTGGCACTGTATATTCCCGGTTCACCGCCGAGTGCATCTACACTGATCCCGCTGTCATCAGCTATGACTATAACATCTTTGTCATGCAAAGCTTCAAAAACTGCTCTTGCTTTTATAAGTGCATTCTCTTTAAAAGTGCTTCCGTTTTCCTCGATCTCAAAAGGTTCTATAATGTCACTGTAAGCAACAACGTCCATATCTTCATAGATATGTTTTATCTCTCGTACTTTGCCTTTATTTGATGTTGCTAAAACCAGTTTCATCATCTTCCTTATTTTTATCTTTAAAGTTTTTAACTTTTAAATCGTTTACATTCTATAAACTATTTGTGGATTATAATTTGAAACTTCTTAATAGTTGATATATTTAATAAAGGTTTTTGATGCTCAAAAAAGTACTTCCGTTATCCGGAATATTATCACTTCGTTTTTTAGGTCTCTTTTTAGTTCTTCCTGTTCTCTCGGTATACGCTATGACACTAAACGGTGCGACACCGTTACTTGTCGGTATCATCGTAGGTGGATATGCTCTTACACAGGCGATATTTCAAGTCCCGTTTGGCTCTATGAGTGACAAGATAGGACGTAAGCCTACGATCCTCATTGGGCTTATCATCTTTTTGATCGGTTCTGTCATCTCTGCGATGAGTACAGATATCTACATGCTTATGCTTGGACGTTTCTTGCAGGGTGCGGGCGCTATCGGCTCTGTTATCACTGCGATGATAAGCGACCTTGTAGAAGAGGAAGTACGCGGTAAAGCGATGGCTATGATGGGCGGTACGATCGCTCTTAGTTTCGCTCTTGCGATGGGACTCGGTCCTGTCATCGGTGCGCATTTCGGTGTAGATATCCTGTTTTGGATCACGGCCGTTTTAGCTGTGCTTGCAATGGTCCTTCTTTTTACGAAAGTCCCTACTCCTCCAAAGATAAAACATATCTACCATAACAGAACAAGAACTTCTGACATCTTAAAAGATCCGAACCTTTTAAGTATGATCATCATCAACGGTATGCAAAAAGGTCTTATGACGATGGCGTTTGTCATCATCCCTATCATCCTCACTAGCGATAGTTTTCACTGGGCAAAGACAGACCTTTGGATGGCATACGTTCCTGCAATGATACTGGGACTTATAGCGATGGGACCTGCTGCGGTATTTGGCGAAAAACACAACAAACCTAAACAGATATTTTTGATCTCTATCGTGCTTTTTATCGCATCGTTTTTACTGATGGGTCTGACATCTTCAAGTGTTCTTTTTGTAGTAGGAGTAGTGAGTTTCTTTGTCGCGTTTAATATGATGGAGCCCCTCGTTCAGTCAATGATATCGAAGTTTGCAAAAGTACACCAAAAAGGTGCGGCTCTTGGCATCGCTAACTCGTTCGCTTACTTTATGACGTTTGTCGGCGGTACGGCTGCGGGTATGTTCTTAGACTTTTCCAACCGTGAAGTGTTAGGGTTAAGTGCAGCGGCGATAGCATTACTGTGGCTTTTATGGACACTGAAACTGCAAAACCCTACAAAACACTCTCATCTGTATGTCCCGCAAGAGCATGTAGATATGGATAAGTTAAATGCTTTAGAACATGAGCATATTGCAGAGTGGTACATAAACGAGACGGAAAAACTTGTTATCGTGAAATATGTGAGTGAACAGCTTTCTAAAGAAGAGATAGAGGGTAAGATCCTAAAATAGGAAGCTCTTTACAAAAAATCTGACAATGGAAGAGACGTTGTATTATGCAGCTCTTCCACCTCAGATCTACATTTTAATCCCGAATCTTTCAACGATCAAGATCATCAGATAGTA includes the following:
- a CDS encoding undecaprenyl-diphosphate phosphatase, which translates into the protein MTIFDSIILGIVEGFTEFLPISSTGHLIVVSDLLGINQTSVTKAYEVIIQFAAILAVVFNYKDKFSPKHISLWVKLFVAFLPIGIIGFIFSHQIKELFSVHIVAIMFILGGIVFLIVEKFFIKDESRLIQDVEDVTMKQSLFIGIAQVFALIPGTSRAGSTIIGALLVGLSRKASAEFSFLLALPVMSAVSAYDLLKHYKEFSDANLVVLLVGFIVAFIVAYLTVKLFLKFLDRFTFVSFGIYRILFGITLLTFFN
- the rdgB gene encoding RdgB/HAM1 family non-canonical purine NTP pyrophosphatase; the encoded protein is MKLVLATSNKGKVREIKHIYEDMDVVAYSDIIEPFEIEENGSTFKENALIKARAVFEALHDKDVIVIADDSGISVDALGGEPGIYSARYAGVDASDKDNLYKLVDALKEKGLTSSKAHYTAAIAIVTKDAEFSIHGWMYGDVITEPRGENGFGYDPIFIPEGYKKTLGELDDETKKGLSHRSQALKHTKSVLRSISKHTI
- a CDS encoding MFS transporter, with translation MLKKVLPLSGILSLRFLGLFLVLPVLSVYAMTLNGATPLLVGIIVGGYALTQAIFQVPFGSMSDKIGRKPTILIGLIIFLIGSVISAMSTDIYMLMLGRFLQGAGAIGSVITAMISDLVEEEVRGKAMAMMGGTIALSFALAMGLGPVIGAHFGVDILFWITAVLAVLAMVLLFTKVPTPPKIKHIYHNRTRTSDILKDPNLLSMIIINGMQKGLMTMAFVIIPIILTSDSFHWAKTDLWMAYVPAMILGLIAMGPAAVFGEKHNKPKQIFLISIVLFIASFLLMGLTSSSVLFVVGVVSFFVAFNMMEPLVQSMISKFAKVHQKGAALGIANSFAYFMTFVGGTAAGMFLDFSNREVLGLSAAAIALLWLLWTLKLQNPTKHSHLYVPQEHVDMDKLNALEHEHIAEWYINETEKLVIVKYVSEQLSKEEIEGKILK